TGCTCTACAATATTTTATGGAAGAAAGACCTAACCTAACCAGAGTCACTGGCAGCATGGTATTTCTGTCTAGACTCTAAATGTAACTTAATAATGCCTTTCCTGATAATCACTTGTTGACGTGAAACTAGTTGGTGAAACAAAAAGTGTCCTTAATTAATACCTGTATCCTTACATGGTCGTTAGGCAGGCACAGTGTGATTATAGTGTAGTGAagaaaagtgcattgaaatgtgttgttttacagagtCAGCCATAGCAGTACTGCACCCCCGGAGCAAACTGgtgttaagtgctttgctcaagtgCACATCGACAGATTCTTCACTTGTCAGCTCTcttattcaaaccagcaacctgtAAAGACCgatgctggagatgagaagcaggtacggggagtcaacatttattcaggaacagacaggtaacaaaacaggaacagcgtcagcacacgggtaaacaacaacaaacgacaatgctgaagcggggaacagagcgggggaacagacagatataggagaggtaatgacagaggggattgagtccaggtgagtccaataatcgatGATGCGTGTGACGGGGGGagggcaggtgtgcgtaatgatggttgcaggagtgcgtaatgctggagagcctggcgccctcgagtgccagggggaagagcgggagcagttGTGacacaacctttcagttacaggcccaacaatctaacctctaggctacctgccactataGTAGGTAGTTAATGCTAGGTAATAAACACATTCACTTTCATTATGGCTGTTAAACGACTCGTTTTTGTCAGTCAACTGAACAGCTATTTCTGACATGATTCACATTGGGACATTGGGACATGTTCAATACAATATGTAGTGGAATGCTTGATAAAGGAAGAGGAAAGAGACTCAGGTCTTGCACAAGATTCAAAATAAGTCAACTTAGTTCTTGATTTATTGAAACATTCTGTTAATGAAGTTAGAACACAGGAGCAATACCTCATAGTTGCACAAAAATGATTGGACACCATCCAGAAATGATAAATGACAAAAGACCATGCAGATGTCTAAATCCCCCTAAAAACGCAAAGTCAACAACATCCAAGGCTTTTTTTGTTAATGTGAACATGCTGCCTGACTGAACAACAGTGTAGTACCTGTAGTTGGGATGCCTTTCTTTAAGATTCCTGAGATTCTGGTCTGTAAATGTAGACACCGTGGCTGAGAATGTGTGCAAACTGCAGGTCAGAGCATCAATCAACAATCATCAGATTCCAAACAGAAACATCAACAATAAccaatcaattattattattaaccacTTATTCCCAAAGTCATTCTCCCAAGACAAGGAAGAGCTAAAGCGAAATCTGAACAAAAGTGTCCACCTTGACATGACTCTATTTCATAAAATAGAGTCAATCTATCAAAGATTTAACAACAGTAAACAGCAGTCTTAAACTTCCTAATATTGTATATTTATCTGGGGATAAATAGACAGTACTTGACTTGTACTGAAATAGGTTCCAGTACTCGTTTTGGGTGCTGgcactgtttatatttaggtgcaagagctccacaatacttttgagctaatattctatcaAAGGAATAGGAgatcaagcagtagaacatttgaggtgccagtACTCAGCTCAGCTGAGCTCCTGTCCAAGCCAAGCACGGTAAATAGAGGCATGattcaaaaataaatacatttaatgaatgaCCAAAAATGTAACTCAAAATATACAAATAATGAGGTAATAAAAGTAATAAATGACTTATTTTTGTGCACTTTTGTCTGTCTTTATGTCGTCCTGCTACTGCTTTTACTGCCAATAGGTTTGGATTCATGTACTGTAGCTATTCAACAAAACAATGTCTACAGTGCAAAAACAAGAATGAACTAAGATATTCGTTACATCattcatttttgtttgttttgttgatcACCAGTTTCCACTGAATAGGCCTCTCAGTGTACTCTATTGTCATTCAGGCAGAAACCAATGACTTGCAGCGTATCAAAGGCTGATCTGATTGATGGCAGACAGTCTGTTGTTTCTTAACTAAGCAATAACATTGCGATAAACTCTCAATTACATTAATCAGTGTCGTTGGTATACATCCTATTCACAGGGGACATGTCCCTAGGAGCTGTAGGAATAGTATTCTCATGGTGAATGGTTTTAAATTGTGAAGAATTGCAATGCATTTTTAAGGACAAAACCAAGGAAACCATTATGTTTGCTTATAAATGTAAAGCTGACTGTCTAGAACAGATTGAAATACCAGACGTGATGTGAATCACTAGACCATAGCAGAAGAAGAAGGATTTTGTTTCTCAAGAAATGTCTCTCTCAATGAACAACAgattacaaaaatgtctaaaaccatcGTGACAATTGTTTGGCAGGATCACATGGTTCTAATTACATATGCTTTTTGGCCTCAAATTCATTCATCTGTACACCATAAATGATCTGTTTACAAGAAGGCTATGAGATAGTTaagtttgtaagtcgctctggataagagcgtctgctaaatgacgtaaatgtaaatgtaaatagttaTGTAGTCAAAGCAAGTGACGGCTAAGATAAACCCATAGTGCATTAGTGAGGGATACCTGGATTTGTATTTAACAATATAAAACCAACTTTCCCTTTCCCGCTATATTTCCCTATGTTGTTCGAACAACCATTTCAGCACAGTAACACAGTTTTACCACCACCACAGAAAAGTGCACTGATCGTTTTTCAGGTCTCTTTCTTCACAAAGGTCTCTGGAAACGCAAAACTGGTGGCACTAGAAGCACATTGTTGATCTGACTGAGGGAAAACTACAGTATCACTGGCCATTGGCCATCATCAGATATATCTTCTATACATATATACCTGTCTGCCATCACGTCTACAATTAGGAACTGTACAAAAGTCAACAGTCATCATGTCCCAACTGGaatccagtctttgaatgatctGGAGCAGAAGAGGCCTTTGTCATTGAGAATTGTTAAACTTCTAATATTGTGATGGAAAAGGGACAGAGTTGAATAGAATGAGTCTAATAAAAACTGTGCAAAACCCCCACAAGCTCAACAGCAGTTAAATTACCCTCAGATGTCCTTcatcacctctcctctcacctgttAGATACTTCGTCTTTAGACAGGAAGTGGACAGCCTGAACCTTCAATCAGAGGGGAAGGTGTAGGTTTCATAGATCCAAATTCAGAGAGATGTTGTGTTCAGCAAACATCCCTTGAAATGAATTATCCTTCCATTGAAATCAACAATGAGAAAATAATCCTCACCGGTTTTCTACAAGATTCAGGCATATGGGTTATCAAGTACGTAGCGATACAGCTGAAAGTACTTTAATAGATATTTGGGTGCGTACATAGGCTCTTTAGGGTTTGTGGGTGGGTACTCCCCCACTGAGCCATCGAACCATCCCCCAGTCCGGATCAAGCCCTTGATGTAATTCAGGTCTCGTTTTTCCACGTAGTCGCCCCAGCGGGGGAAGTCTCCATTCTGTGCAGAGATGAGCTTTTGGGAGATTCCCTCTGGTCTGAAGCACCAGGAACAGTGCCAGCCTGCATAGTGGACGGGGCTCCCAATGGACCACTGCACCAGGATGTGTCCACTCTCCCTCTGGTAGTTCCGGAAACCCGGCATGGAGAAGTATTCCCTGCGCCTCAGTAATATCCCGTCTCCATTGTAGACAGTGAAGAGCATGGCGACGGTGCAGACGGAGAGGACGTCCAGCGTCCCGGGCTGCCTCCAGAAGAAACCATAAAGGGACTTTCTCATGTGGATGGACACAGGTTCCGTCCAGCCGTCATAGAGTTTGAGGAAGAGGATGCCCTCGCGGGCAGGGATCTCGTCTGCATCGTTGATGAGGAAGACATCATCTGGCCTGGCGCCTTGCACCCTGGACATCCCGTCACGGCTTAGAAATGTTCGCAGGTAGTCGTCAGCAATCCACCCGTTCTGCTGGCCACCTTTAGGGAAGTGATCAAGGAATACATAGAGGATCTTGTGGTGCACATAGTTGTAAGTTCCGTTAAGCAGAAGGTGCAGGAAGTACAATGGCTTGGAATTTCCGTAGGCTGTGAAGTTTGACTCACACACCAGGAAGAGGTCCACAGCATCAGCCAACTCGTGAAAGCGGGCGTGGAGGAGGTCAAACTCGTGGTTGATATTAATGGCATTGATGACCCTTCGAGGAACCTTTCTCACTGTCAGACGCGCCTTAGTGGGCAGGTTGGAGTGTTGCACCATGGTGGGGATGCCACAGTGAGGACCGTGCCAGCCTGGGCGACACATACACTTCCCCAGCCTTTTCCCCCAGGCTGTTTTCTCCTGGGCTGACTTGGGTTCCTCTTGGTGTGCATGCAGGATCTTACGCTGGCCCTCTCCGGGTTCCTGGACCTTTTGTCCTAAATGGTCTTTGAGAGAAGTCATTTCCGTCCCCTCTCTGAAGCAGTATTCTCCAGACTTGGTGCGCACAAAGAACGGGGTGGGGTCATCGCTAAGATGGAAGCTCCGTTTGTGAAGTTCCCCCCATGGTCCTTTGGGTTTTGGGAGAGTGACCGTCATTCTGTTTACATTCCCTGAGTCAGGCTGCTCCGTGCGCCACGGGTCCTGAGTGGGAGAACAATAGGAGTCAAATGAAACATATCAATGACAATGTCATATAGACCCAAAACAATGTATAGGGAAAGTCATGTCATCTGCCCCCTCACCTCACTGCCACGCCCAATCTTTCTCCCCAACTCTGCATTTCCCTGGTCCTCCCGGTATGCCTCTGGTTCCCACAGGCCAGTGTCGGAGGGTACAGGCCCAGGTAGAGGCCTCCTCTCTGGGTGAGCATTGTTTGAAGGGTTCCCCTTCCCTCTCCAGAGGAAGCTCAGGGCATTGACGGAGGAGGCATACAGCTCACTCAGTATAGGCATGTGGTGGAGGGCCTTGTAGTTGTGAAGCTGGGAGAAGACACACAGAGCCAATGCGCAGAAGAAAATAAACTTGTGCTTTTGCATCTTCATcctgaaaaacaaacacacatatacaacTTTAGCTAAACTGAAGTTTACAAACTCCTTCCTTAACTGTAACTCAGGCAGGTGCACATATATGGTTCTGCTGGTGCAGAGCACATGCCTCTTACAGTCTCCAAAGCGCCCTTTTAGGTGGTGGTATAATTTCCCACCAAAATatcttttttgtatatatttttttgtcattgttgttcgcCACCCCCCAACCCATCTGTTGGTTCCCCATCCGTTGTAGCTATCTACCTTGCCAGAAGATTCTACTGTTACGCttgtttaacttcttatgggcaggtgggacggtagcgtcccacctggccaacatccgatGAAATTGCTGAgggcgaaattcaaactacagtattataaatatttaactttcataaaatcacaagtgtaatacatcaaaataaagcttaacttcttgttaatccagccgctgtgtcagatttcaaaaaggctttatggcgaaagcataccatgcgattatctgaggacagctccccacatacaaacacatgaaaaacatatttcaaccaggcaggtgcgacacgaaagtcagaaatagcgatatagaaaatgccttacctttgatgatcttcttctgttggcactccacaaggtcccagttacatcacaaattgtccttttgttcgataatgtagTGTGACAAACTACACAGTTGATTTTCGCACTTTGGCCGCCGAGAGTGCTTGGAATCCGAAGTCTCTTTTCGATACTTTTTTGCACAAATGATCTGAGCAGGTaaaggatgagctagctgctcggAAATTGCAGATTGATCTCGACTCCCTTATCGCCCTTACCATTAAAATTGATGGACGCCTAAGGGAATGCAAGAGTAAGAGGAGGTCTGGTCTTGGGCACACTCGTGCACCCGCTATGGCGCGTTTACCTCCAAGGGAATACAGAAGTTTCCGAAGGCAGCTCTTCCGAGAGGATTGGAAGCCACTCGAGCCCTC
This genomic stretch from Salmo trutta chromosome 32, fSalTru1.1, whole genome shotgun sequence harbors:
- the LOC115170934 gene encoding beta-1,4-mannosyl-glycoprotein 4-beta-N-acetylglucosaminyltransferase isoform X1 encodes the protein MHVWWNEAWILCQPIAFLLSHFPILTNLMQHSEQTVFIHCAPDWMKMQKHKFIFFCALALCVFSQLHNYKALHHMPILSELYASSVNALSFLWRGKGNPSNNAHPERRPLPGPVPSDTGLWEPEAYREDQGNAELGRKIGRGSEDPWRTEQPDSGNVNRMTVTLPKPKGPWGELHKRSFHLSDDPTPFFVRTKSGEYCFREGTEMTSLKDHLGQKVQEPGEGQRKILHAHQEEPKSAQEKTAWGKRLGKCMCRPGWHGPHCGIPTMVQHSNLPTKARLTVRKVPRRVINAININHEFDLLHARFHELADAVDLFLVCESNFTAYGNSKPLYFLHLLLNGTYNYVHHKILYVFLDHFPKGGQQNGWIADDYLRTFLSRDGMSRVQGARPDDVFLINDADEIPAREGILFLKLYDGWTEPVSIHMRKSLYGFFWRQPGTLDVLSVCTVAMLFTVYNGDGILLRRREYFSMPGFRNYQRESGHILVQWSIGSPVHYAGWHCSWCFRPEGISQKLISAQNGDFPRWGDYVEKRDLNYIKGLIRTGGWFDGSVGEYPPTNPKEPMYAPKYLLKYFQLYRYVLDNPYA
- the LOC115170934 gene encoding beta-1,4-mannosyl-glycoprotein 4-beta-N-acetylglucosaminyltransferase isoform X3 yields the protein MPILSELYASSVNALSFLWRGKGNPSNNAHPERRPLPGPVPSDTGLWEPEAYREDQGNAELGRKIGRGSEDPWRTEQPDSGNVNRMTVTLPKPKGPWGELHKRSFHLSDDPTPFFVRTKSGEYCFREGTEMTSLKDHLGQKVQEPGEGQRKILHAHQEEPKSAQEKTAWGKRLGKCMCRPGWHGPHCGIPTMVQHSNLPTKARLTVRKVPRRVINAININHEFDLLHARFHELADAVDLFLVCESNFTAYGNSKPLYFLHLLLNGTYNYVHHKILYVFLDHFPKGGQQNGWIADDYLRTFLSRDGMSRVQGARPDDVFLINDADEIPAREGILFLKLYDGWTEPVSIHMRKSLYGFFWRQPGTLDVLSVCTVAMLFTVYNGDGILLRRREYFSMPGFRNYQRESGHILVQWSIGSPVHYAGWHCSWCFRPEGISQKLISAQNGDFPRWGDYVEKRDLNYIKGLIRTGGWFDGSVGEYPPTNPKEPMYAPKYLLKYFQLYRYVLDNPYA
- the LOC115170934 gene encoding beta-1,4-mannosyl-glycoprotein 4-beta-N-acetylglucosaminyltransferase isoform X2 encodes the protein MARLFLQGRMKMQKHKFIFFCALALCVFSQLHNYKALHHMPILSELYASSVNALSFLWRGKGNPSNNAHPERRPLPGPVPSDTGLWEPEAYREDQGNAELGRKIGRGSEDPWRTEQPDSGNVNRMTVTLPKPKGPWGELHKRSFHLSDDPTPFFVRTKSGEYCFREGTEMTSLKDHLGQKVQEPGEGQRKILHAHQEEPKSAQEKTAWGKRLGKCMCRPGWHGPHCGIPTMVQHSNLPTKARLTVRKVPRRVINAININHEFDLLHARFHELADAVDLFLVCESNFTAYGNSKPLYFLHLLLNGTYNYVHHKILYVFLDHFPKGGQQNGWIADDYLRTFLSRDGMSRVQGARPDDVFLINDADEIPAREGILFLKLYDGWTEPVSIHMRKSLYGFFWRQPGTLDVLSVCTVAMLFTVYNGDGILLRRREYFSMPGFRNYQRESGHILVQWSIGSPVHYAGWHCSWCFRPEGISQKLISAQNGDFPRWGDYVEKRDLNYIKGLIRTGGWFDGSVGEYPPTNPKEPMYAPKYLLKYFQLYRYVLDNPYA